The following nucleotide sequence is from Tardiphaga sp. 709.
CGACATTACCGCCGGCGGCGCGCTCCGCAGCGCGCAAGACCGAAGGTCTCAAACTTGCGTTGGCGAAGCACGGCTTCGACGGATTGATCGCTGGTATTCGGCGGGACGAAGAGGCGACCCGCGCCAAGGAGCGTGTGTTCTCGCCGCGCGGCGTCGAGGGCGGATGGGACGTGCGCGACCAGCCACCGGAATTCTGGGATCAGTTCAACGCATCGCCGCCGCCCGGTGCCCATCTGCGCATTCATCCGATCCTGCATTGGACCGAAGCGGACATCTGGGCCTACACGGCGCGCGAAAACATCCCGATCATCCCGCTCTATCTGGCCAAAGACGGCAAGCGCTACCGCTCGCTGGGCGATGCCGACATCACCAATCCCGTCGCATCCACCGCCAGCACGATTGCCGAAATCCTGGTCGAGCTCGACGGCACCACGATTCCCGAGCGCGCCGGCCGCGCACTCGATCATGAGACCGAAGACGCCTTCGAGCGACTGCGCGTCGCCGGCTATCTGTAGAGGTGATGCCATGACCAAACCCGTCAATCCGACCTCGCTCGGAATGCCCAACGGCACCACGCGCCCGCAACTGCGCATCGTCATCGTCGGCCATGTGGATCATGGCAAGTCGACGCTGGTCGGTCGCCTGCTGCATGAGACCGGCGGCTTGCCGGATGGCAAGCTGGAGATGCTGAAAGCGGTGAGCGCCCGGCGCGGCATGCCGTTCGAATGGTCGTTCCTGCTCGATGCGCTGCAGACCGAGCGTGACCAGGGCATCACCATCGATACCACGCAGATCCGCTTCCGCACCAAATTGCGCGACGTCATTCTGATCGACGCGCCCGGCCACGCCGAGTTTCTGCGTAACATGATCACCGGTGCATCGCAGGCCGATGGCGCCGTGCTGATTGTCGATGCGCTGGAGGGCGTTCGCGATCAGACCCGGCGCCATGCCTATCTGCTGCATCTGTTGGGCGTGAAGCAGGTCGCCGTCGTCGTCAACAAGATGGACCGCGTCGATTTCAGCGCTGCGCGCTTTCAGGCGATCAGCGACGAAATTTCGGCGCATCTCATCGAACTCGGCGTCACGCCCGCCGCGGTGATTCCGATTTCGGCGCGGGATGGCGATGGCGTGGCCACCCATACCGACCGTATCGGCTGGTATCGCGGGCCGACAGTCGTGGGGGCGCTCGATGCGCTGAAGCCGGCGCTCGCGCTTGATGAATTGCCGCTGCGGCTACCGGTACAGGCGATCTACAAGTTCGACGACCGGCGCATCGTGGCCGGGCGTATCGAGGCCGGTCATCTGGCTGTCGGCGATGACGTGGTGATCATGCCCGCTGGCAAGCGAGCGAAGATCAAGAGCGTGGAGCGCTGGTCGGCGATGCTGCTGGAGGGCGAGCACGGGGCAGGGCGATCCGTCGGTATCACGCTCGACCGCGAACTGTTCGTCGAGCGCGGCGACGTGATCGCGCATGCTGGCGCGGTGCCATCGGATACACGACGACTGCGGGCGCGGATTTTCTGGCTGCACGATCAGCCGCTGACAGCGGGATCGTCGATCCTGGTGCGGCTCGGCGTGCGCGAAGTGCGCGGCCGTGTGGTCGCGATCGAAAAGGCGATCGATCCCGGCGAACTGGCCAGTGTCGAGACCAAGCAGATTGCCCGCAATCATGTCGGTGAAATCGAGATCGCACTGTCGCAACCGGTCGCCGCCGATCGCTACATCGACAATCCGCGCACCGGACGTCTCGTGATCGAGGTTGGCGGCCGGATCGCCGGTGGCGGTCTCGTGCTCTCCTTTGATGCTGCTCAACGCACTGTGTCGTCGGACATCGTGCCGGTGCAGTCGGCACTGCAGCCTGAGGAACGTTCGGCGCGCTACCGCCATCAAGGCGCGGTTGTGTGGTTCACGGGATTGCCCGGATCGGGCAAGTCGACGCTGGCGCGGGCGCTGGAGCACCGTCTGTTCGCCAAAGGCGGTTCGCCGATCCTGCTCGACGGCGACACGCTGCGTGCCGGACTCAATCGCGACCTCGGCTTCTCCGCCGCCGATCGCAGCGAGAATGTCCGGCGGCTGGCGGAGATGGCCGGCCATCTCGCTCGCAACGGTCATATCGCCATCGTCGCGGCTGTCTCACCCTCGCGCGGCGACCGCGCCGAGGCCCGCAGCGCGGTTGATACTGCATTTCGCGAGATCTATGTCGCGACGCCGGCGGATATCTGCGAGCAGCGCGATCCCAAGGGGCATTACGCCAAGGCCCGCGCCGGCGACCTGCCGGGCTTTACCGGTATCGCCAACGACTATCAGGCGCCGGAGACGGTCGAGCTGCGGATCGACACGTCGACGGTCGATGTGGGTCGCGCGATAGATGGCATCGAGGACATGCTGCGGCAGACGCAAGTGCTGGACGACGGAGCCGCTGATCTGGCGGCGTTCGAGGCGGTCTAACGGCTTAGGCCCGCGCTCACTTTTGCACCTCATGATGAGGTCAAGGAAAGCTGGTTCGCCAGCTTTCCTCTTACCGAGGCGGCGATCCCAAAAGCCATGAGCCAAGGCTGGAGGCTTCGTCGCGCAGGCTCCTAGCAACGACAGCTGTTGTTGGGGCCCGCCGTCTAATTATTGAGCGTGCGGTGCACAAACGCTGGCACCGAACAGGCGGGTTCCGCCCGGCCTCAACCATAATCACCTGATTTCTTGACGTTTTTCCTCCGAGGGCGATCTGGCACGAGACTTGAATGTCTCTATTCAACCGGCGTTCGCTGATGCCCGCCGGCCAGTTCAGATGGATTTCCGCAGCAACGAGGCTGATCGGATCGCTTCCAGAATTCAAGCCGGCGCGACGCGCTGACTTGAGCCTGCGCGGTCCGCAATCCTTATCCCCGTTGAAGCCACGCTGTGGCCCGCAGGAGCTTCGTCTCGCATGAAAATTGAAACGCTCTCCATCGACTTTACTGACGAACAGAAGCGCTACCTCGAAGGCTTTTCGACCGGGCTGCAGATCAGCCGTGTCGGCAAGGGTCTCGGCGGCGGCGCGTCAGTCAAGGCCAATGCGGAGCCGACCGGGCCGGATGCGCCGCATATCAAGGCCCAGGATCGCACGATTGCGTCGGGCAAGAAGCTGGTCGAGCAGGAGAAATGGAAGCGCGAGGAACATCCGTTCGACGCCTATCCGCGGCTGCGCGATCAGGCTGCGATCGATGCGCGGCCATCGCCGGCCGACAATTTCCGCTGGCGCTATTACGGCATCTTCTATGTCGGGCCAACGCAGGACTCCTATATGTGCCGGCTTCGGATCCCGAACGGCATCATGAAGCACTGGCAGCTTGCGGGTCTTGCCGATCTCAGTGACGAGCTGTGCGGTCCGTTCTCGCATGTGACAACGCGCGCCAATCTGCAGGTGCGCGAGATTCCGCCGAAAAATGCCGTGAAGCTGATCGAGGGGATCCAGGATCTCGGTCTGTGCTCACGCGGCTCCGGGGCCGACAACATCCGCAACGTCACGGGCACGCCGACCGCCGGCATCGACCCGCAGGAACTGCTGGACACGCGACCCTATGCGCGCGAATGGCACTATCACATTCTCAACGACCGCACGCTGACCGGCCTGCCGCGCAAGTTCAACGTCGCCTTCGACGGCGCCGGCAAGATCGCCGTGCTGGAAGACACCAACGACATCGCCTTCCAGGCAGTCGAAGTGAAGGATGGCTTCGGCGTCGCGCCTGGCGTCTGGTTCAAGCTCGGCATCGGCGGCATCACCGGCCACAAGGATTTTGCCACCGATACCGGCATCATCGTGAGGCCGGAGGACTCCACCAAGGTCTCCGACGCCATCGTGCGTGTCTTCATCGATCTCGGCGACCGCACCAACCGCCTCAAAGCGCGGCTGAAATACGTGATCGACGGCATGGGCATGGAGAAGTTCCTCACCCTCGTCGAGGAGAAGCTCGGCACGTCGTTTACGCGCGTTCCGGCGGACGCGTTGCTGCCGCGTCCGGGCTTCGATCGTACGGCGCATATCGGAGTGCACAGGCAGAAGCAGGATGGTCTGAACTGGATCGGCGTCGTGTTGCCGCTGGGCAAGGTGACGACCGATCAGATGCGGGGGCTTTCGAAGATTGCAGCCGATCTCGGCGACGGCGATATCCGCCTCACGGTGTGGCAGAATCTGCTCATCCCCGGTGTGAAAGACGCGAATGTCGCGCTGGCGACTGCGGCCATCGAAGCCCTCGGCCTTGCCATCAAGACCACCGAGATCCGCGCCGGCCTGATCGCCTGCACCGGCCGCGCCGGTTGCAAGTTCGGCAATGCGGATACCAAGCGCACGGCAACGAACGTCGCCGAATGGTGCGATACGCGCGTCGAGGTCGACACGCCGATCAACATCCATCTCACCGGCTGCCATCATTCCTGTGCGCAGCATTACATCAGCGACATCGGCATGATCGGCGCGCGCGTGGCGCTGGACGATAGCGACGACACCGTGGACGGCTTCCACATCTTCACCGGCGGCGGCTTCGGCCCACTGGCCGATGTCGGGCAGGAGGTCTATCAGAACGTCAAGTCCGAGGACGCGCCTGTTGTCGTCGAGCGGCTGCTGAAAGCCTATCTCGCCCACCGCGCGTCGCCAGACGAGACCTTCCTCACATTCTCGCGCCGTCACGACGCGGCTTCGTTGCGTAAGCTCGCTGATGAACAGGTGTCCGCATGAACCAGATGACGCCGCCGCCCAAACTCGAGATCATTCCTGCGTCTGCGCCGTTCTCGGAAGCGCAACGCTCCTGGCTGAACGGCTTCTTCGCCGGCCTGCTGTCGGATGGCCCCGCGCCGTTGTCGGCCGAGCAGGGCGCCGCGATCATGGAAGAAGACGACGGCGCGCCGTGGCATGACCAGACCATGCCGATCGCGGATCGCATGAAGCTCGCCGAGGGCAAGCCGGTTCGTCGCAAGATGATGGCGGCGATGGCGCAGCAGGACTGCGGCCAGTGCGGCTATAACTGCAACGACTATTCCGACGCGATCGCCTCCAAGGCCGAAGCGCGGCTAAATC
It contains:
- the cysD gene encoding sulfate adenylyltransferase subunit CysD, which codes for MTSTNLERVRSDVVSMDHLDQLEAQSIYILREGFARLKKLALLWSLGKDSNVMIWLARKAFFGHVPFPALHVDTGKKFPEMYAFRDHYSKEWGLDLTVEYCPSIDSVDPTLPPAARSAARKTEGLKLALAKHGFDGLIAGIRRDEEATRAKERVFSPRGVEGGWDVRDQPPEFWDQFNASPPPGAHLRIHPILHWTEADIWAYTARENIPIIPLYLAKDGKRYRSLGDADITNPVASTASTIAEILVELDGTTIPERAGRALDHETEDAFERLRVAGYL
- the cysC gene encoding adenylyl-sulfate kinase gives rise to the protein MTKPVNPTSLGMPNGTTRPQLRIVIVGHVDHGKSTLVGRLLHETGGLPDGKLEMLKAVSARRGMPFEWSFLLDALQTERDQGITIDTTQIRFRTKLRDVILIDAPGHAEFLRNMITGASQADGAVLIVDALEGVRDQTRRHAYLLHLLGVKQVAVVVNKMDRVDFSAARFQAISDEISAHLIELGVTPAAVIPISARDGDGVATHTDRIGWYRGPTVVGALDALKPALALDELPLRLPVQAIYKFDDRRIVAGRIEAGHLAVGDDVVIMPAGKRAKIKSVERWSAMLLEGEHGAGRSVGITLDRELFVERGDVIAHAGAVPSDTRRLRARIFWLHDQPLTAGSSILVRLGVREVRGRVVAIEKAIDPGELASVETKQIARNHVGEIEIALSQPVAADRYIDNPRTGRLVIEVGGRIAGGGLVLSFDAAQRTVSSDIVPVQSALQPEERSARYRHQGAVVWFTGLPGSGKSTLARALEHRLFAKGGSPILLDGDTLRAGLNRDLGFSAADRSENVRRLAEMAGHLARNGHIAIVAAVSPSRGDRAEARSAVDTAFREIYVATPADICEQRDPKGHYAKARAGDLPGFTGIANDYQAPETVELRIDTSTVDVGRAIDGIEDMLRQTQVLDDGAADLAAFEAV
- a CDS encoding NirA family protein, which codes for MKIETLSIDFTDEQKRYLEGFSTGLQISRVGKGLGGGASVKANAEPTGPDAPHIKAQDRTIASGKKLVEQEKWKREEHPFDAYPRLRDQAAIDARPSPADNFRWRYYGIFYVGPTQDSYMCRLRIPNGIMKHWQLAGLADLSDELCGPFSHVTTRANLQVREIPPKNAVKLIEGIQDLGLCSRGSGADNIRNVTGTPTAGIDPQELLDTRPYAREWHYHILNDRTLTGLPRKFNVAFDGAGKIAVLEDTNDIAFQAVEVKDGFGVAPGVWFKLGIGGITGHKDFATDTGIIVRPEDSTKVSDAIVRVFIDLGDRTNRLKARLKYVIDGMGMEKFLTLVEEKLGTSFTRVPADALLPRPGFDRTAHIGVHRQKQDGLNWIGVVLPLGKVTTDQMRGLSKIAADLGDGDIRLTVWQNLLIPGVKDANVALATAAIEALGLAIKTTEIRAGLIACTGRAGCKFGNADTKRTATNVAEWCDTRVEVDTPINIHLTGCHHSCAQHYISDIGMIGARVALDDSDDTVDGFHIFTGGGFGPLADVGQEVYQNVKSEDAPVVVERLLKAYLAHRASPDETFLTFSRRHDAASLRKLADEQVSA